The sequence cctcgttggactccatggtggtggggggggggtgagggaatgaagatttataatttgtatgatttctgcaaatttacaaagaacttgctctctccctgacgaccttcgcaatcccccagCCAATCCCTTTGGAACCTTATCAGATTCCAAAGtgcaagaatgggaatcataatggttccccagctcccaaaccaggtaagaaggagaaaagtcctcctcaatccatcaaggaaatcttacctggtaaatatgaaagtgtatcatatagtaaatttctagtagtgaagaccattgatggtgtatctatcatggatcttgatatttttgaagtacatcggaagatagttgaggtatgtcaacgtgattctcgcatcaccccacagcgagatggtagcctgatagttgaggtttcatcaccagacgagagtgaccgtctgtgtgcaatatgcgacattcctggggctcaagtctcatgttcttctCACAAAaacctcaatcagtgtaagggaattgtcttttcccgagacctgatgaggtattctgaggagaaactgttaaaagaactaaagaattttaatgtagtggcagtaaaacgttttaagaagaaagttgatggtttggaacagtcgacaccagctcttcatctaacttttgaatctttagtcctacctgaatcagttaaattggcatgataccacctcaaggtaaagccatatgtgcccaaccctatgcggtgcttccactgccagggttatggtcattGCGCCCACACTCGCTGTTTtagggaaaatggacaaccaaaggtatgtgtgaaatgtggtacaacaggtcatcaaggagataactgtccaggtccaatatgctgttctGCAGAAGACAAGCGAAGTGCTCGTATGCTgcttgcacagccgggtaagacttttgcctcagttctagcccatcctccttcccgccatcccttaccctctaaACTTCTAACACCATACACACTGTCACTACCTtgaaacctcagtccgcaaatgctgaaagtgcctctggtgagttgttacACTAGAAatagagtaggagtgaagggtctattgaggagactcctcctcccaaagtaaggtctttggagtcatcagttaaggctccagaggcctcaacggtgacagcctcagctgccaccacatccacaggggcctctgctgctaggcagaatccccctgaagtaaaggctcaggtacaccctttgcacaggcagaggaatcctgagcctgttcaaaagactcttcatagagtcgggtctttggagccactaggcagggctcctgaggccaccacatccacaggggcctccgctgctagacagaatgttcctgaaccgaaggctcaggtccgtcctttgccaaagcaaagaaattctgagcctgtccaaaggaagcctgtggaaactagttccacagttaaacaacccatcaaaaggtactcccaagatgctggaaagggacagcctaaaggtgtggggcgggccttaaccacaggtgctgccaaacatcttatgaagtagtttgtcaacctgaagaactggataccctaatccaatggaattgtcagggaattcatgcaaaatgggaaaaactgcaacatctgatagcttcatgtaatccagtttgtgtatgcctacaagagattatgatcagggaaaatcgtccaatttccctgagaggattccaagttcaagcccattatgggacctttgataatggacctcattgaggagtagcagtgatggtacgtcaggatattcccttccaggccatcctcctgcagacgacactgcaggtgaaggctgtgagaataggcttgacacgactttacactgttgcatccatctacctccctccacattaTCTCAACAAAGATgattggaagatttacttgggcagttgcctcatccatttctactcttgggagacttcaatggtcggcatcaactctggggagacactttgagcaaccctcgaggaagggccttggagtctttgttctcaagagtagatgcaattTTATTGACCAGTGACGTACCCACACATTTCCagattcaaactgggacattctccaatattgacctgtcaatttgTACACCTGACTCACACAGTTGAAtatcacttggcaggtcatggaagacttacatggaagtgaccaatacccaatacttttggaggaggtgaatggtattccagccaatggagtgcagagatggcgacttgaacatgcagactgggatctttttagatcaactgcattATTACAAGGagctgtgaatgatttccagtgtgttcaagatgctgttgatcactttacatcacgaattcaccttgcagcctATTCCCAGAAGTAGCTGGCAGTACCGTcaacctccggtaccatggtggacTGATGAAtgtcaacaagctgtcagagcaagaaaagctgcattaaggcagcagaactcaagagtagatgcaattTTATTGACCAGTGACGTACCCACACATTTCCagattcaaactgggacattctccaatattgacctgtcaattggtacACCTGACTcacacagttgaatttcacttggcaggtcatggaagacttacatggaagtgaccaatacccaatacttttggaggaggtgaatggtattccagccaatggagtgcagagatggcgacttgaacatgcagactgggatctttttagatcaactgcattATTACAAGGagctgtgaatgatttccagtgtgttcaagatgctgttgatcactttacatcacgaattcaccttgcagcctATTCCCAGAAGTAGCTGGCAGTACCGTcaacctccggtaccatggtggacTGATGAAtgtcaacaagctgtcagagcaagaaaagctgcattaaggcagttgtaacgacgcccaagcgatgtaagcttgatccagtacaaaaagacccaagccaaggccaagcgagtgctaaaggaggctaggcggacatcgtggagacaatatgtctccttaattaactctgggaccccatTAGCATGGGTATaggacaaggtgcataagatcgctggaaagagcacatccatatcaccacctgctctgaaaatagatggtataatcctgacagacaaaacagatgttgcaaatgagctggcaaaatccatggcagagatctcctctggagcatcttacactgcccgattctccactctccgggctgaacaggaacgacacacggtgtcgttcttcagtagcactgcagcagaacttccatacaacttgccatttttgcgcaaggagatggactctgctttgcagctctgccgtaagactgccccaggaaatgacaatattccataccaaatgaatctcacttaccggagagttcccaaacgttcctgttggatctattcaataggatctatagggaggacacagtgccatccacatggaaagaagctataatcattcctgtacAGAATTCCtacacacagcgacgtcatatgttagcagtcttctttgaccttgaaaaggcttatgatactacttggaagcatggcatactcatgaagctgtatgacaatggtttaagaggagcattgcctacattcatacaaagcttccttgctgacaggaagtttagggtgagggtgggaaacagcttctctaacctggaagaccagctagaaggggtcccacaagggactgtcttaagtgtgaccctgtttgccattccTATAAATGACACCGTAAAGGTCGTTATatgtgctgtctcatgtagtctgtatggggatgactttacactttactgctcagaaGAAatcttacaggatgtgcaaggacacatgcagactgcaattaATATGGTGGTGCAATggacataccatgggttcaaattttctctaagcaagaccatggctatgcatttccacaaacggggaaaattccatccttccctctatttaggagcaaacccattgcattttgtccaagaggttaagtacttgggtctaagttttgactcaaggcttacatgggtgcctcacattaaacagttagaggtgaaagctacaaaagtgctTAGTATTCTGCGGGTGCAGACCgtacaacgcttctgcggctttaccgagcgcttattcgtagtaaacttgactatggatgtgaggcctattcatctgcaactcccactgtacGACATTGTATACTGATtcgaataaaacaacaaataattctgtaattattgttttacttttcatAACATCCTTTCAAAACTCCGGCATTTGATTTGCCCCACCCTGTATGATCAGTTACAgtctggaagagacaaaattcatttatgacttctagtaattttgcagTCCACGAATCTGGttgagctctgggatcgaaactttccgtcaattttgctattaaaatcccctGTTACACGAATTTCTcttgcattagtttccgaaagttgtagcacaTCTTCCAGGCTCTTGAACGTTTTTGGTAAGTTTCTTGTGACCGCAccgatgtatgaggtggcatgtaTACTGTGGTTATTATATTTACTCTGTTTTCCTCAACTGTCTTTAGCTCTACTATGGAATCTTGTtgaatctctatctcctttatattaattcctttccttgttaatgtCCTAAAgttacatcgtctacggagggatccagtttggattcattgaggcatattacatctggtttattactttcaGTAACTGCATTTAGTTTTAGTAACTtcgaacataaaccatctatatttgtatataatctttcggtattcaTTTTGGCTGCAAGGCAAATGATTGTCTGTCTTTACATTTTGGTCCGATAGTGAACCTGTTTTGCTCGGAGGCCGCTCACCCTCCAAACGAACaagtttttttcttgtcctttgttcgtttttgttttttacccctTCCTGTTTTTCGTACAGTATTTCTCTGACTTTGGTCATAATTTGTCTTATCCATATTTCTTGCATTCTTCATGTGTGGCAAGGACTTaagctttctttattacatcacttaccatttgcttattcacAAATGTCACCTTTCaagggcgtttctttcccttATCGAACAATCCTAACCCCCTGCGGGTTATGATATTCTCCGAGAAATCGGGATTTATGgccttgagaatattgacaattaaTTTTTCATTCCATCTTCTTTATTTCCCAATatgactatgtccttgtttacatcagccaaatttgcaatattccttgTGTGTTACCCAAGATGTCACttaaattcttttttctttaccgtctctgcaagctgtttatttcttcctttgtgatcttgatgtctttttctaactatttttccatttcatttacagtttcctttactttagatacatcggcatatgtagctgtcatctTTTTGGCCTCTTCCATTATCTGAGACTGGGTGtttgacaaattgctttcaatctgctgAACAGTTTCttgtactttgattacttcatcatcttttttttgcgGATGCTTTGCCTCGATTTGACTCctgttgccaatcttggtttctacttcttccaccttttccttgagttctttgattttcatgtcagacATTTTCAGTATTCAGTATTATCTCCCTGAATGGTTGTATTCCTACGCATATTATCCACTAATTCCATCAAATTCACATTTTCTTCGCGTATTTTCTAACATTCTGCTACCAGGCtgtctaccttggcttcaagaTCTGAAAACGCTCACCATGCAGgttcgcggtcacttctcgcctctctctccttcgcttcacacacacacacacacacacacacacacacacacacacatatatatatatatatatatatatatatatatatatatatatatatatgtatgtgtgtgtgtgtgttcatatatatatatatgtatatacatacatatcaatatatatgcatatatatgtttatttattcacacatatatatatacatatatatgtgtatatatagatacatgtgtatatatatacatatatttatgtacacacacacacacacacacacagacatatatatacatacatatgtgtgtgtgtgtgtgtgtgtgtgtgtgtgtgtgtgtgtgtgtgtgtgtgtctgtaaatatatatatatatatatatatatatatatatataaataaatatatatatatacatatacatatatatgtacatatatagatgtatatatatacatatatatccataactatACACACGGCAAAAGCTACgacaaaggaatatatatatatatatatatatatatatatatatatatatatatatatatatatatgatccctgtagacggattggcctggcagcaggggtcatgatatCTCTCGGTAAGAGTATTTGGAGacctgtgcagaaagaccaagctacatgtgttcaaggccctgatacttccAGTTTTACTATACAATAGTGAAACCTAGACGCTATTTTGTGCCTTGCAATCTCGTCGTGATGTTTTTTGTAACAAGTCCTTGCGTTGGATAATGGGGTACATGTgtccatgtgtccaaccaacggttacacAGTGATGTTGGtacaggacctattacttgcacgatccgtgatcgccaactctgGCTGTACGGtgacctggctcgtttcccacaggctGATTCTGCTTAACAGGATATCTCTATTCGAGACAATTCTGGATGGAGGAGACCTGTGGGATGACctaggtcgtggcttgggcagatcgaccaAACCTGTCGTAAAGAGCTAGATATGAGCCTACCCCCtgctgcctggcggctcgctatgagggaccctcgtaggtgaaaACGAAGGGTATAAGTGGCTATGCGCACCCGTCGGTGTtggctccccaatgatgatgatgatatatatatatgtatatatatatatatatatatatatatatcaaaatacatatacgtgtatatatttatatatatatatatatatatagagagagagagagagagagagagagagagagattccaaacaatcatatttcggatgtggtcaggagctatcaagaACTATCAAGTAAAGGCctccaagttttttttctttgatcataGTTCTTTCTGACTAGGAATGCTATCCCCGACGTTTGTTCAGTTGCAATGATAAACGCCTTCTACAGAAACCACAGCCCTGCTGCCAACAGCTTCGCCGTAACCCTGGCGCGGCGAGTTcacagggtactatccttgaacccctgagtgcacacacaaatcgctcgcgtgcaggtgtgtgtgtgtgtgtgtgtgtgtgtgtgtgtgtgtgtgtgtgtgtgtgtgtgtgtgtgtgtgtgtgtgtgtgtgtgtgtattcatgcagacACACGTCGCCCCCATGCCTGCGTGAGAATTTGCATATTTTGGGTAAGTCgaacttagatacgatagtgggtaagtctatcgtagatacgacGGTGGGTGAGAAGCACTTACAGTGATTACCAACTACTCCTCCGGGGAAGAAtcattggtataaaaacccagttaactacatcacacacacacatacacacacacaggcacacatgcacacacacacatacagacatctgCAAGTAATGTGGCCTTCAGACAAAAGCAATGAAAGACAACCTCCCCCACTTCACGAGGCTGCAGAAGCAcaagttatcttttttttatttttttattttgctaacaggtgagtgcacgtgtgtgtgtgtgtgtgtgtgtgtatgtgtgtgtgtggatgtcagtgagcgtgtgcatgagtgtctgtgtttgaatgtacgcacgcgcgcgtgtgtgtgtgtgagtgtgcggctgcgtgtgtgtgtgagggtttgtgaGTTGAAAATGGGGACTacgactgcgtgcgtgtatcttatatgaatatatatatatatgcataaagacgtTATACTCTCAAAATGCGATATATGCTGTTGCCAATGGCTATATGGCAACTGGACGCACTTTGGGGGCGTGCAAAAACAGTTCAGCCTCCAGCCTCTTTGTAGAAACATAACATTCCGATTCTACGCGATGGTTGGTTGCTCTCGAAGATGGCATTATCTTTATCCATTGCTAATTTTCGATTTTGTCGATCTGTCATTTACAGAATTCTCTAAATCTTTATTAAAGAATCGTATACCTGGATAATTTCAATCTTTAGAACTTTTCCATTTATCTCTGAAGTACGGATACAGATATCCCGTTCTGATGCCTGtctattttctctttgtgtatatgtgatcTTAACACGAATTTGCTTTACAGTTGCGCCTTCGCTTTGTTTCCCTTCTCGCTGCCTGCTTCGTGGTAGCCATGGCAAGCTGTAAGCGTTTCCTTGCCACACACgcacctttccccctttctcattccctccaacTCATTTCCGTTCAAATCTATTATccaacagacccccccccccccccccgcgcctcgaGGAGAGCTCACTGGTAAGTATTTCCGGCTCCTCTTCGCTCCTCGTCCGCTCGGCTCGGAGACTTCGCTCGCTCCAACTGCCTTCAGTTGGAGGAACGCGAGTTtaaagttttatttatctattttttcatttattttaccttTAAATTGATTTTCAGCATTGTCTCTATGTTTTTGTCTTGTAAATCATTTGCTCTTTGAAGTGTGTCAAAGCCCTGTGAATTTATTGTCGTCGTGATGAAAAGTAATGCATGATTAAGAGATGCAACTTTCATAAATAACCATCATTTAATAATGGAAAGCTTCATTTCATCGTCAAAATAAACTTTACATACAGGCACGTGATACAATAGCAGCCCAATGGGAGTCTGAGTTTGCCATCCTTAACTTAGATGAACTGAGGGAATATCatgagatttatttatttctattagtttctatatatgaatatttagcatagtatgtttttttatgattgttcaTGGTAGGTAATGCTGCCTTGCATGCAATTAAAAACATTTACTCTGAAGAAAAAGGTTCCCTACAACGCTACGAATCGGAATGAATCAATTCCAATTCATTTCGAAACGCCTATCTTTCCTTTCGTaatgttcctcttcctttccttccatgtAGCTGCACGGAGTAAAGCGAGTCATCTCTCAcgcacccttcctcctcctccagttctgcTAAGCGACAGCCACTGTGAACCGGGCTATAAATGTTGCAGAGAcgccccaaatatatatatattatttatttatttatttatgtgtgtgtgtgtgtgtgtatgtgtgcccgtatgtatgtatgaacttaAAATAATATTTGTTTGCCAGACAGGTTCGTGTACAAAACAGTTTCTAATGAAAGGACGTAGTAAACTTCAGTACACTTTATTGCTACAAACAGCCCCTTGCAACCAATGCTGCAACAAAACTAGTGTCCCAGACCGTACACCGAAATACAGATCTTGCCAGCATTGCAAGCGTCCTCGCAACATTTCTCGTTCCGAGGACAGTCGCTGTCGACGTAGCAAGTCTGCAACAGAGAGGGCTGAGATGAGGGAACAGCTGTTCGAAGTCGTACTTTCctgagtgtttgtgtgatttaGCCAtggtattaaaaatataaatatatgcatacacacgcacacatataaaaaatatatatacatatacatatgtatactacatgcagatagatagatatgtgtttgtgtgtttgtttatatacatatatatatatatatgtgtgtgtgtgtgtgtgtgtgtgtgtgtatgtgtgtgtgtggatgtcagtgagcgtgtgcatgagtgtctgtgtttgaatgtacgcacgcgcgcgtgtgtgtgtgtgagtgtgcggctgcgtgtgtgtgtgagggtttgtgaGTTGAAAATGGGGACTacgactgcgtgcgtgtatcttatatgaatatatatatatatatatatatatatatatatatatatatatatatatgcataaagacgtTATACTCTCAAAATGCGATATATGCTGTTGCCAATGGCTATATGGCAACTGGACGCACTTTGGGGGCGTGCAAAAACAGTTCAGCCTCCAGCCTCTTTGTAGAAACATAACATTCCGATTCTACGCGATGGTTGGTTGCTCTCGAAGATGGCATTATCTTTATCCATTGCTAATTTTCGATTTTGTCGATCTGTCATTTACAGAATTCTCTAAATCTTTATAAAAGAATCGTATACCTGGATAATTTCAATCTTTAGAACTTTTCCATTTATCTCTGAAGTACGGATACAGATATCCCGTTCTGATGCCTGtctattttctctttgtgtatatgtgatcTTAACACGAATTTGCTTTACAGTTGCGCCTTCGCTTTGTTTCCCTTCTCGCTGCCTGCTTCGTGGTAGCCATGGCAAGCTGTAAGCGTTTCCTTGCCACACACgcacctttccccctttctcattccctccaacTCATTTCCGTTCAAATCTATTATccaacagacccccccccccccccccccgcgcctcgaGGAGAGCTCACCCGTAAGTATTTCCGGCTCCTCTTCGCTCCCCGTCCGCTCGGCTCGGAGACTTCGCTCGCTCCAGCTGCCTTCAGTTGGAGGAACGCGAGTTtaaagttttatttatctattttttcatttattttaccttTAAATTGATTTTCAGCATTGTCTCTATGTTTTTGTCTTGTAAATCATTTGCTCTTTGAAGTGTGTCAAAGCCCTGTGAATTTATTGTCGTCGTGATGAAAAGTAATGCATGATTAAGAGATGCAACTTTCATAAATAACCATCATTTAATAATGGAAAGCTTCATTTCATCGTCAAAATAAACTTTACATACAGGCACGTGATACAATAGCAGCCCAATGGGAGTCTGAGTTTGCCATCCTTAACTTAGATGAACTGAGGGAATATCatgagatttatttatttctattagtttctatatatgaatatttagcatagtatgtttttttatgattgttcaTGGTAGGTAATGCTGCCTTGCATGCAATTAAAAACATTTACTCTGAAGAAAAAGGTTCCCTACAACGCTACGAATCGGAATGAATCAATTCCAATTCATTTCGAAACGCCTATCTTTCCTTTCGTaatgttcctcttcctttccttccatgtAGCTGCACGGAGTAAAGCGAGTCATCTCTCAcgcacccttcctcctcctccagttctgcTAAGCGACAGCCACTGTGAACCGGGCTATAAATGTTGCAGAGACGccccaaagatatatatattatttatttatttatttatgtgtgtgtgtgtgtgtgtgtgtatgtgtgcccgtatgtatgtatgaacttaAAATAATATTTGTTTGCCAGACAGGTTCGTGTACAAAACAGTTTCTAATGAAAGGACGTAGTAAACTTCAGTACACTTTATTGCTACAAACAGCCCCTTGCAACCAATGCTGCAACAAAACTAGTGTCCCAGACCGTACACCGAAATACAGATCTTGCCAGCATTGCAAGCGTCCTCGCAACATTTCTCGTTCCGAGGACAGTCGCTGTCGACGTAGCAAGTCTGCAACAGAGAGGGCTGAGATGAGGGAACAGCTGTTCGAAGTCGTACTTTCctgagtgtttgtgtgatttaGCCATGgtattaaaaatatagatatatgcatacacacacacacgcacacatataaaaaatatatatacatatacatatgtatactacatgcagatagatagatatgtgtttgtgtgtttgtttatatacatatatatatatatatatatatgtgtgtgtgtgtgtgtgtgtgtgtatgtgtgtgtgtgtgtgtgtgtacatttgtcagcatgaatacggttcatctatctgtcagtctatctatctatctctctatctctacatacacacacacacgcacacacacacatatatatgtaaatatatatatatatatatatatatatatatatatatatgcatatatatatatatatcagtctaactGTTCACCTATATATCAACTTATCaatcagatctatctatctatttatctatcaatatatctctacCCATTCTACCCACCAATATGCGCCCAAACTAAACGATCAGCAAATGTTACTCACAGGAACGTTTCCGTCAAAGAAGTCTGTGCACCTCGGAGGCGACGGGCAGCTCCCAGGCCGCGGGCTCGGGTCTtgttaatgaaagaaataataaaaagtggACGGAAAAAGTATGGAGACTGGGATAGAATGATCAACCTAATCAGGAAATATGAGGCAACAGTCACAGCaaactataacaaaaaataagtatatgaaataactaataataataaagatagactAGTCATTTTTGTCTGATTTGTAATTACGATGAAATTCCACTCACCACAGCATGCGTGCAG is a genomic window of Penaeus chinensis breed Huanghai No. 1 chromosome 23, ASM1920278v2, whole genome shotgun sequence containing:
- the LOC125037614 gene encoding perlwapin-like produces the protein MLHLRLVVLMAVCLALGASERLSCKYYCPGPYPGLHACCDPSPRPGSCPSPPRCTDFFDGNVPTCYVDSDCPRNEKCCEDACNAGKICISVYGLGH